A single Vigna radiata var. radiata cultivar VC1973A chromosome 8, Vradiata_ver6, whole genome shotgun sequence DNA region contains:
- the LOC106771120 gene encoding fructose-bisphosphate aldolase 6, cytosolic, whose product MSCFKSKYQDELIANAAYIGTPGKGILAADESTGTIGKRLSSINVENVETNRRILRELLFTAPGCAECLSGVILFEETLYQKTAAGVPFVDVMKKGGMLPGIKVDKGTVELAGTNGETTTQGLDDLAQRCKKYYEAGARFAKWRAVLKIGPTEPSPLAIHENAYGLARYAAICQENGLVPIVEPEILSDGPHDIEKCADVTERVLAACYKALSDHHVLLEGTLLKPNMVTPGSDGKRVGAEVIAEHTVRALLRTVPPAVPAIVFLSGGQSEEEATVNLNAMNMLKGKKPWSLTFSYGRALQQSTLKAWGGKDENIPKAQEALLVRCKANSQATLGTYKGDAKSDGASESLHVKDYKY is encoded by the exons ATGTCTTGCTTCAAGAGCAAATACCAAG ATGAGCTCATTGCCAATGCTGCATACATTGGGACCCCTGGAAAGGGTATCCTTGCAGCTGATGAATCCACAGGCACCATTGGAAAGCGTCTATCCAGCATCAATGTGGAGAATGTTGAAACAAACAGACGCATTCTTCGTGAGCTTCTGTTCACTGCCCCTGGTTGTGCTGAATGTCTCAGCGGTGTCATCTTGTTTGAGGAAACCCTCTACCAAAAGACAGCAGCAG GAGTACCCTTCGTGGACGTGatgaagaaaggaggaatgCTTCCGGGTATAAAGGTGGACAAGGGCACCGTGGAGCTAGCCGGAACAAACGGCGAAACCACCACCCAAGGCTTGGACGACCTCGCCCAACGCTGCAAGAAGTACTACGAAGCGGGCGCGAGGTTCGCGAAATGGAGGGCAGTTCTCAAGATTGGTCCAACCGAGCCCTCACCACTGGCCATCCACGAGAACGCGTACGGGCTGGCCCGTTACGCCGCCATTTGCCAGGAGAACGGCCTGGTCCCCATTGTGGAGCCGGAGATCCTGTCGGACGGGCCGCACGACATCGAGAAGTGCGCGGACGTGACCGAGCGCGTGCTGGCGGCGTGCTACAAGGCGCTGAGCGACCACCACGTGCTTCTTGAGGGGACGCTGCTAAAGCCCAACATGGTGACTCCTGGGTCGGACGGTAAGCGCGTGGGGGCGGAGGTGATTGCGGAGCACACGGTGAGGGCACTGTTGCGGACCGTGCCACCAGCGGTCCCGGCTATCGTGTTCCTGTCGGGGGGTCAGAGCGAGGAGGAGGCGACGGTGAATCTGAATGCGATGAACATGCTGAAGGGTAAGAAGCCATGGTCGTTGACATTCTCGTACGGAAGGGCTCTGCAACAGAGCACGCTGAAAGCGTGGGGTGGGAAGGACGAGAACATTCCGAAGGCACAGGAAGCGTTGCTGGTGAGGTGCAAGGCGAATTCTCAGGCGACGCTGGGCACTTACAAGGGTGATGCCAAGAGCGATGGCGCCTCTGAGTCTCTTCACGTTAAGGATTACAAGTACTGA